In Pelosinus sp. UFO1, one genomic interval encodes:
- a CDS encoding TniQ family protein, producing the protein MDNFIGLLSSRSRLFHLKPINVGTYLSESLTSYIARLAEAHCMTTGELIAKEMTPILKKPYLTNIAADGGTRFYENASMLNGIGNAARDFVEALEELTLCSDLHHLTMMLLSNVIPDRNLCRNKKAWCPFCLKEWKDNNQTIYEPLLWALQPVSVCIDHGVLLQEYCPSCNQTIPILERRSKPGHCSKCRCWLGTTVSDVLIINSDELSYIIAQEIAKTIAEFPTISIDIKPNTIRNFIETCINHTTGGNIAEYSRILCKPKSTVWGWVKGKNLPPIESLAHICKISGVSVMDIFSGEPLVFKEVFVSRPSSDENQKQERRKLDKEFLQQQLNEILSDIENTPLPLKETARRLNVDTKILKSYFPELCEVIIQKNRDYQRQQAEERLDLAKKKITQTVLRLYSIGIYPSRRAVENAMPYRAALRRKNIQSVWKALVSTN; encoded by the coding sequence ATGGACAACTTTATTGGATTGCTTTCTAGCCGAAGTCGATTGTTCCATTTGAAACCCATTAATGTTGGGACATATCTTTCAGAGAGCTTGACCAGTTACATTGCTCGTTTAGCAGAAGCTCATTGTATGACTACTGGTGAATTAATTGCTAAAGAAATGACACCAATACTGAAAAAACCATACTTAACCAACATTGCCGCGGATGGTGGAACACGCTTTTACGAAAATGCCTCAATGTTGAATGGAATTGGAAATGCCGCACGGGATTTTGTAGAGGCATTGGAAGAGCTTACGTTATGTTCAGATCTGCATCACCTTACAATGATGCTGCTGTCCAATGTAATACCTGACAGGAACTTGTGTCGGAATAAAAAGGCTTGGTGCCCATTTTGCCTTAAGGAATGGAAAGATAATAATCAAACCATATATGAACCTCTTTTGTGGGCGCTTCAACCTGTTTCCGTTTGCATAGATCATGGTGTATTATTGCAGGAATATTGTCCAAGTTGCAACCAAACGATTCCTATATTAGAGCGCCGTTCAAAACCAGGGCATTGTTCAAAATGTAGATGCTGGTTGGGGACAACTGTATCAGACGTTTTAATAATAAACAGTGATGAGTTATCTTATATAATTGCACAAGAAATTGCTAAAACAATTGCAGAATTTCCGACCATATCAATAGATATAAAGCCAAATACCATCAGAAACTTTATTGAAACATGTATTAATCATACTACTGGAGGTAATATAGCGGAATATTCCAGAATTCTATGCAAGCCCAAATCAACCGTGTGGGGATGGGTAAAAGGAAAGAATCTGCCGCCGATTGAATCATTAGCACATATTTGCAAGATTTCAGGAGTATCAGTAATGGATATATTCTCAGGAGAGCCTCTTGTATTTAAAGAAGTTTTCGTAAGCCGTCCTTCTTCAGACGAAAATCAAAAACAAGAAAGAAGAAAACTAGATAAAGAGTTTCTTCAGCAGCAATTAAATGAGATTTTATCAGATATAGAAAATACACCTTTACCACTGAAGGAAACTGCGCGTAGGCTAAACGTAGATACTAAAATTCTTAAATCATATTTTCCTGAATTATGTGAAGTGATAATTCAAAAGAATAGAGACTATCAAAGACAACAGGCTGAGGAAAGATTAGACCTTGCGAAAAAGAAAATTACTCAAACCGTATTACGCTTATATTCCATTGGAATTTATCCAAGCAGAAGAGCTGTTGAAAATGCGATGCCATATAGGGCTGCTTTAAGAAGAAAAAATATTCAAAGTGTGTGGAAAGCCTTGGTATCTACTAATTAA